Proteins from one Catenuloplanes atrovinosus genomic window:
- a CDS encoding EI24 domain-containing protein codes for MTAHPATARAGGTAQEFLAGVRMLLRGLGLYLSNPRLMLFGLIPALISFALYLAAFGTLFYFISDIASWLTPFADGWEEGPQELVRLAVAIAVLGLFVLVGMLTFTAITLLIGDPFYEKISEAVENRYGGVPDEIDLPWHKTMRLSLADSIRLIGLTVICGIPLFVLGFVPVLGQTVVPVVAAFVGGWFLAVELTGFPFYRRGMRLADRRRVLRAHRPAALGFGVGVFVCFLIPLGAVLVTPAAVAGAALLSRRALGFPIEHR; via the coding sequence ATCACCGCACACCCGGCCACCGCGCGCGCCGGCGGCACCGCGCAGGAGTTCCTCGCCGGGGTCCGGATGCTGCTGCGCGGCCTCGGCCTCTACCTGAGCAACCCGCGACTGATGCTCTTCGGGCTGATCCCCGCGCTCATCTCCTTCGCGCTCTACCTGGCCGCGTTCGGCACGCTCTTCTACTTCATCTCGGACATCGCGTCCTGGCTCACGCCGTTCGCCGACGGTTGGGAGGAGGGCCCGCAGGAACTGGTCCGGCTGGCCGTGGCGATCGCGGTGCTCGGGCTGTTCGTGCTGGTCGGGATGCTCACGTTCACCGCGATCACGCTGCTGATCGGCGACCCGTTCTACGAGAAGATCTCCGAGGCGGTGGAGAACCGGTACGGCGGCGTGCCCGACGAGATCGACCTGCCCTGGCACAAGACCATGCGACTGAGCCTGGCCGACTCGATCCGGCTGATCGGGCTGACCGTCATCTGCGGCATCCCGCTGTTCGTGCTCGGCTTCGTCCCGGTCCTCGGCCAGACCGTGGTCCCGGTGGTCGCGGCGTTCGTCGGCGGCTGGTTCCTCGCCGTCGAACTGACCGGCTTCCCGTTCTACCGCCGCGGCATGCGCCTGGCCGACCGCCGCCGCGTGCTCCGCGCACACCGCCCGGCCGCGCTCGGCTTCGGCGTCGGCGTCTTCGTCTGCTTCCTCATCCCGCTCGGCGCGGTCCTGGTCACACCGGCCGCGGTGGCCGGGGCCGCGCTGCTGTCCCGCCGCGCCCTCGGCTTCCCGATCGAGCACCGGTAA
- a CDS encoding alpha/beta fold hydrolase, with product MRDFRWPPRPDGGPRTYGPGPTAPRSGRPTLPEPPTDIISTPHGVRLERLISGAGEPGTVFAHGLAGSIAATRPLGSAVAGRRIFFQFRGHGRSEAPPGPWDYGDLARDLRAVADLSDASRALGVSMGAAALARLLAESPGRFRRVVFFLPIPVDEARGDALRERVETLLATVEDGDLAAIAEAVSDELPPSVRNTPAGWGYLRQRVEQLSRDGLGADLAGLAGAVPVPDVAALSAVTAEALVIGARGDDLHPVEAAERLAELLPHATLHVYDRPGPVFTHRADLRERISGFLAEAA from the coding sequence GTGAGGGATTTCCGCTGGCCGCCGCGTCCCGACGGCGGCCCGCGGACCTACGGTCCCGGTCCCACCGCACCGCGCAGCGGCCGTCCCACGCTTCCCGAGCCGCCGACCGACATCATCTCGACCCCGCACGGGGTACGGCTGGAGCGCCTGATCAGCGGCGCCGGCGAGCCGGGCACGGTGTTCGCGCACGGGCTGGCCGGCAGCATCGCCGCGACCCGGCCGCTGGGCAGCGCGGTCGCCGGCCGACGGATCTTCTTCCAGTTCCGTGGCCACGGGCGCTCGGAGGCGCCGCCCGGGCCGTGGGACTACGGCGACCTGGCCCGTGACCTGCGCGCCGTCGCGGACCTCTCGGACGCGAGCCGGGCGCTCGGCGTCAGCATGGGCGCCGCCGCGCTGGCCCGGCTGCTCGCCGAGAGCCCCGGCCGCTTCCGGCGCGTGGTCTTCTTCCTGCCGATCCCGGTCGACGAGGCGCGTGGCGACGCGCTGCGCGAGCGCGTCGAGACGCTGCTGGCCACCGTGGAGGACGGCGACCTGGCCGCGATCGCGGAGGCGGTCTCCGACGAGCTGCCGCCGTCCGTGCGCAACACGCCGGCCGGCTGGGGCTACCTGCGGCAGCGGGTCGAGCAGTTGTCCCGGGACGGGCTCGGCGCGGACCTGGCCGGGCTGGCCGGCGCGGTGCCGGTGCCGGACGTGGCCGCGCTGTCCGCGGTCACCGCGGAGGCGCTGGTGATCGGCGCGCGCGGCGACGACCTGCACCCGGTGGAGGCGGCGGAGCGGCTGGCCGAACTGCTGCCGCACGCGACGCTGCACGTCTACGACCGGCCCGGACCGGTCTTCACGCACCGCGCGGACCTGCGGGAGCGCATCTCCGGCTTCCTCGCCGAAGCGGCGTAA
- a CDS encoding DUF2516 family protein, whose protein sequence is MATDVPLAFIIRDLIDLAILFLALVVLGVSFVHCLTQRADAFPAIGTLPKGGWLAILGLCMVFCLLLNRQTIFQMIGIAAGMVYLLDVRVGLRDLSDGKGFW, encoded by the coding sequence ATGGCCACCGACGTCCCACTCGCGTTCATCATTCGCGACCTCATCGACCTGGCGATCCTGTTCCTGGCGCTGGTCGTGCTCGGCGTCTCGTTCGTGCACTGCCTCACCCAGCGAGCGGATGCGTTCCCCGCCATCGGCACGCTGCCCAAGGGCGGCTGGCTGGCGATCCTCGGCCTCTGCATGGTCTTCTGCCTGCTGCTCAACCGCCAGACGATCTTCCAGATGATCGGCATCGCGGCCGGGATGGTCTACCTGCTCGACGTCCGGGTCGGACTGCGCGACCTGTCCGACGGCAAAGGCTTCTGGTGA
- a CDS encoding helix-turn-helix domain-containing protein: protein MAPADLPRDIGGFIRDMRRNAKISLRQLAEQAGVSNPYLSQIERGLRKPSAEVLQQLASALRVSTPAMYLRAGLLEGETPGVLEAIAGDPDLTMAQKQSLSQIYDTFRRENAREAAAAAAEAETHPDPTDQAATDGDAAERAPTVTKAPTTTTPITEETP, encoded by the coding sequence ATGGCACCGGCAGACCTCCCGCGCGACATCGGCGGATTCATCCGCGACATGCGGCGCAACGCGAAGATCTCGCTTCGGCAGCTCGCCGAGCAGGCCGGGGTCAGTAATCCGTACCTCAGCCAGATCGAGCGCGGGCTCCGCAAGCCCAGCGCCGAGGTGCTCCAGCAGCTCGCCAGCGCGCTGCGGGTCTCCACCCCGGCGATGTACCTGCGGGCCGGGCTGCTCGAGGGCGAGACGCCGGGCGTGCTGGAGGCCATCGCGGGTGACCCGGACCTGACGATGGCGCAGAAGCAGTCGCTCAGCCAGATCTACGACACGTTCCGCCGGGAGAACGCCAGGGAGGCCGCGGCGGCCGCCGCCGAGGCCGAGACGCACCCGGACCCCACGGATCAGGCCGCGACGGACGGTGACGCGGCCGAGCGGGCGCCCACGGTGACGAAGGCGCCGACCACGACCACCCCCATCACGGAGGAGACGCCATGA
- a CDS encoding alpha/beta fold hydrolase yields the protein MPYLDLSGASLAYDDDGTGPAVLLLHAGIADRRMWREQVGPLSAMHRVIRLDLRGYGDSTLTRASFAHHDDVVALLDSLGVQRAVLVGASFGGAVAIDTALAYPDRVAGLALIGSALSGHEWSEEVDELWEALAAQVGTDDVDAMAEAEVRFWVVGPGRDLSTMDPDLLDFAWRMDRRALAAEAALGQVDVRQLQPVATYRLAEVRPPTLVTAGAADVPDIRRLADRMAAEIPNAHRLPDIPDAAHLAPLERPEAVNRILLSFLGALRG from the coding sequence GTGCCTTATCTTGATCTTTCTGGGGCGAGTCTCGCCTATGACGACGACGGCACCGGCCCGGCCGTGCTCCTGCTGCACGCGGGCATCGCCGACCGCCGCATGTGGCGCGAGCAGGTCGGCCCGCTCTCCGCGATGCACCGGGTGATCCGCCTGGACCTGCGCGGCTACGGTGACTCCACGCTGACCAGAGCGTCGTTCGCGCACCACGACGACGTGGTCGCGCTGCTCGACTCGCTCGGCGTGCAGCGGGCCGTGCTGGTCGGTGCCTCGTTCGGCGGCGCGGTCGCGATCGACACCGCGCTCGCCTACCCGGACCGGGTCGCCGGGCTCGCGCTGATCGGCTCCGCGCTCTCCGGCCACGAGTGGTCCGAAGAGGTGGACGAGCTGTGGGAGGCGCTGGCGGCCCAGGTCGGCACGGACGACGTGGACGCGATGGCCGAGGCCGAGGTGCGCTTCTGGGTGGTCGGCCCCGGCCGCGACCTCTCCACCATGGACCCGGACCTGCTCGACTTCGCCTGGCGGATGGACCGGCGCGCGCTCGCCGCCGAGGCCGCGCTGGGCCAGGTGGACGTGCGCCAGCTGCAGCCGGTCGCCACCTACCGGCTCGCCGAGGTACGCCCGCCGACGCTGGTCACGGCCGGTGCGGCGGACGTGCCGGACATCCGGCGGCTCGCGGACCGGATGGCCGCGGAGATCCCGAACGCGCATCGCCTGCCGGACATCCCGGACGCGGCGCACCTGGCCCCGCTGGAACGGCCGGAGGCGGTCAACCGCATCCTGCTGTCGTTCCTCGGCGCGCTACGCGGGTAG
- a CDS encoding BKACE family enzyme, giving the protein MALGTLITVAPTGAEARKRDVPALPVTLDELMLTAKECVAVGAAMIHVHVRDDRAEPTLDLGRLRETVAALRAETDLIVQLSTGGAVGDPEEARRAVLEARPDTASLTMGSVNFGDGVFLNRWDFIVDLHVRMRDRGIVPEYEIFDLGQLHALRRLLDEHGLPAGGHVHLDLVMGVPGGMDGTLESVAACRAAMRDLPEDTTFSATGVGRSTIPVMLAALAAGGHLRVGMEDTLTYAKRRPVESNMQLVARAVGFAQLAQRPPLTPKQARELLGLPA; this is encoded by the coding sequence ATGGCCCTCGGCACGCTGATCACGGTGGCTCCGACCGGGGCGGAGGCGCGCAAGCGGGACGTGCCCGCGCTGCCGGTCACGCTGGACGAGCTGATGCTCACCGCGAAGGAGTGCGTGGCGGTGGGCGCCGCGATGATCCACGTGCACGTGCGGGACGACCGGGCCGAGCCCACGCTCGACCTCGGCCGGCTGCGCGAGACGGTGGCCGCACTGCGCGCCGAGACGGACCTGATCGTGCAGCTGTCCACCGGCGGCGCGGTCGGCGACCCGGAGGAGGCGCGGCGCGCGGTGCTGGAGGCGCGGCCGGACACGGCGTCGCTCACCATGGGCTCGGTCAACTTCGGCGACGGCGTCTTCCTGAACCGCTGGGACTTCATCGTGGACCTGCACGTCCGCATGCGGGACCGGGGGATCGTGCCGGAGTACGAGATCTTCGACCTCGGCCAGTTGCACGCGCTGCGGCGGCTGCTCGACGAGCACGGGCTGCCGGCCGGCGGGCACGTCCACCTGGACCTGGTGATGGGCGTGCCCGGCGGCATGGACGGCACCCTGGAGTCGGTGGCCGCGTGCCGGGCCGCGATGCGGGACCTGCCGGAGGACACCACGTTCTCCGCGACCGGCGTCGGGCGCTCCACGATCCCGGTGATGCTGGCCGCGCTCGCGGCGGGCGGGCACCTGCGGGTCGGCATGGAGGACACGCTGACCTACGCGAAGCGCCGCCCGGTCGAGTCGAACATGCAGTTGGTGGCGCGGGCGGTGGGCTTCGCTCAGCTGGCCCAGCGCCCGCCCCTCACGCCGAAGCAGGCCCGGGAGCTGCTCGGCCTACCCGCGTAG
- the ygfZ gene encoding CAF17-like 4Fe-4S cluster assembly/insertion protein YgfZ, whose amino-acid sequence MLDVPGAIGIRELDESVPDAKGFTDVAAHYGDPAREQRLLDTEAAIVDRSHRGVLAVPGAERASWLHSLTTQHLADLRDGQGTELLVLSPHGHVEHHAGVAEIGETVWLDTEPASTGDLLTFLSKMVFLTRVEPRDATAERAVLSLAGPRAAEALARVGVTGLPAPSVQPVPGPKFPSSALEPRPTSGYAVRALPSGGFVRAGRLGYDLVVPRDGVPELVAALGVPPAGLWAYEAVRVAAGLPRAGFETDHRTLPSEVGLIEPAVHLDKGCYRGQETVARVHNLGKPPRRMVLLHLDGISSDEPPARHTPVTNETGREIGFVGTAVRHHELGTIALAVIKRNTPDDAALRVGVATAAIDPTMSL is encoded by the coding sequence ATGCTGGACGTGCCGGGCGCGATCGGGATCCGGGAGCTGGACGAGTCCGTGCCGGACGCGAAGGGCTTCACGGACGTGGCCGCCCACTACGGCGATCCGGCCCGGGAGCAGCGCCTCCTCGACACCGAGGCGGCCATCGTGGACCGTTCGCACCGCGGCGTGCTGGCCGTGCCGGGCGCGGAGCGGGCGAGCTGGCTGCACTCGCTGACCACGCAGCACCTCGCGGACCTGCGCGACGGCCAGGGCACCGAGCTGCTGGTGCTGTCGCCGCACGGGCACGTCGAGCACCACGCGGGCGTCGCGGAGATCGGCGAGACGGTCTGGCTGGACACCGAGCCGGCCAGCACCGGGGACCTGCTCACGTTCCTGTCCAAGATGGTCTTCCTGACCCGGGTGGAGCCGCGCGACGCGACCGCGGAGCGGGCCGTGCTCTCACTGGCCGGGCCGCGGGCGGCGGAGGCGCTGGCCCGGGTCGGCGTGACCGGGCTGCCGGCGCCGTCGGTGCAGCCGGTGCCCGGCCCCAAGTTCCCCAGCAGCGCGCTCGAACCCCGGCCCACCAGTGGGTACGCGGTGCGGGCGCTGCCCTCCGGCGGCTTCGTCCGGGCCGGGCGGCTGGGCTACGACCTGGTGGTGCCGCGCGACGGCGTGCCGGAGCTGGTCGCGGCGCTGGGCGTACCGCCGGCGGGTCTGTGGGCCTATGAGGCGGTGCGGGTGGCGGCCGGCCTGCCGCGGGCCGGGTTCGAGACCGACCACCGGACGCTGCCCAGCGAGGTCGGGCTGATCGAGCCCGCGGTCCACCTGGACAAGGGGTGCTACCGCGGTCAGGAGACCGTGGCCCGCGTGCACAACCTGGGCAAGCCGCCGCGCCGCATGGTGCTGCTGCACCTGGACGGGATCAGCTCGGACGAGCCGCCGGCCCGGCACACCCCGGTGACGAACGAGACCGGCCGGGAGATCGGCTTCGTCGGCACGGCCGTGCGCCACCACGAGCTGGGCACGATCGCACTCGCCGTGATCAAGCGCAACACGCCGGACGACGCGGCGCTGCGCGTGGGCGTGGCGACCGCGGCCATCGATCCCACGATGAGCCTGTAG
- a CDS encoding Fur family transcriptional regulator, with protein MSETSLAEMLRERGLRLTPQRQLVLQAVHELGHATPEQVHHAVREVAAGVNITTVYRTLELLEELGLVRHTHLSHGSPTYHPAGQDQHIHLVCRQCGAVSEMDPMLMAPLADELAREKGFTVDVGHVALFGTCADCGDSGREK; from the coding sequence GTGTCCGAAACTTCGCTGGCCGAGATGTTGCGGGAGCGTGGACTGCGGCTGACGCCGCAGCGCCAGCTGGTGCTGCAGGCGGTGCACGAGCTGGGCCACGCCACCCCCGAGCAGGTGCACCACGCCGTGCGTGAGGTCGCCGCCGGTGTCAACATCACCACCGTCTACCGGACGCTCGAGCTGCTCGAGGAGCTGGGGCTGGTCCGGCACACGCACCTGTCGCACGGGTCGCCGACCTACCATCCGGCCGGGCAGGACCAGCACATCCACCTGGTCTGCCGGCAGTGCGGCGCGGTGAGTGAGATGGACCCCATGCTGATGGCGCCGCTGGCCGATGAGCTCGCCCGCGAGAAAGGATTCACCGTGGACGTCGGGCACGTGGCCCTCTTCGGCACGTGCGCCGACTGCGGAGACAGCGGCAGGGAGAAGTAG
- a CDS encoding DsrE family protein, with product MLTVMARSLVIKVTAGSDAPERCAQAFTVAATAVAAGVGVSLWLTGESAWFALPGRAAEFSLPHSAPLPDLLDAVLAGGRVTLCTQCAARRDIGQEDVIEGVRIAGAAVFVEESLTEGAQALVY from the coding sequence ATGCTGACGGTCATGGCCCGATCTCTCGTCATCAAGGTGACCGCCGGCTCCGACGCGCCGGAGCGCTGTGCGCAGGCCTTCACGGTGGCCGCCACCGCGGTCGCGGCCGGCGTCGGCGTCTCGCTCTGGCTGACCGGCGAGTCGGCCTGGTTCGCGCTGCCGGGCCGGGCCGCCGAGTTCTCGCTGCCGCACTCCGCGCCGCTGCCCGACCTGCTGGACGCGGTGCTGGCCGGCGGCCGGGTGACGCTCTGCACGCAGTGCGCGGCCCGGCGGGACATCGGCCAGGAGGACGTGATCGAGGGCGTCCGGATCGCCGGTGCCGCGGTGTTCGTGGAGGAGTCGCTGACCGAGGGCGCTCAGGCACTGGTCTACTGA
- the mtfM gene encoding small membrane protein MtfM: MVTEIGFVSLLVAGFGALAGGLAYLAVRISRGRW; encoded by the coding sequence ATGGTTACCGAGATCGGGTTTGTCAGCCTGCTGGTGGCGGGCTTCGGCGCGCTCGCGGGCGGTCTCGCCTACCTCGCCGTCAGGATTTCAAGGGGACGCTGGTGA
- a CDS encoding FABP family protein — protein sequence MTTPATPSDNPLLPPWASLAPVEYAYPYEETHDLRSGPDLHPHLLGLLPYVGVWRGRGQGGYPTLEGEDFHFAQELRISHDGRPFLFYESRAWIIDEEAKPIRPAGREIGWWRPVVVNDRITDEVEALMSSPTGIMEMYLGKTKGTTQLELVTDLVVRTSTAKEVTAGHRLFGIVEGALLYAHDMAAEGLPLTPHLSARLLRVAG from the coding sequence GTGACAACGCCTGCCACACCGTCGGACAACCCGCTGCTGCCGCCGTGGGCCTCGCTCGCTCCGGTGGAGTATGCGTACCCGTACGAGGAGACGCACGATCTGCGCAGCGGGCCCGACCTGCACCCGCACCTGCTCGGCCTGCTGCCGTACGTGGGCGTGTGGCGCGGTCGCGGCCAGGGCGGCTACCCGACGCTCGAGGGCGAGGACTTCCACTTCGCGCAGGAGCTGCGGATCAGCCACGACGGCCGGCCGTTCCTGTTCTACGAGTCGCGCGCGTGGATCATCGACGAGGAGGCGAAGCCGATCCGCCCGGCCGGCCGTGAGATCGGCTGGTGGCGCCCGGTGGTGGTGAACGACCGGATCACCGACGAGGTCGAGGCGCTGATGAGCAGCCCCACCGGCATCATGGAGATGTACCTCGGCAAGACCAAGGGCACCACCCAGCTGGAGCTGGTGACGGACCTGGTCGTGCGCACCTCCACGGCCAAGGAGGTCACCGCGGGCCACCGGCTCTTCGGCATCGTCGAGGGAGCGCTGCTCTACGCGCACGACATGGCCGCCGAGGGCCTGCCACTCACCCCGCACCTGTCCGCGCGCCTGCTGCGCGTCGCGGGCTGA
- a CDS encoding DUF1416 domain-containing protein: MSTMTAVTDATCAAPDQSAPLPAGIDLEKETVITGVVTSSEGETVQGAYVRLLDSTGEFTAEVVTSAQGQFRFFAAPGAWTLRALSRHGNGDLTVSADRGLNQFAVTVGD, translated from the coding sequence GTGAGCACCATGACCGCTGTCACCGACGCGACCTGCGCCGCGCCCGACCAGTCGGCTCCGCTGCCGGCCGGCATCGACCTGGAGAAGGAGACCGTGATCACCGGCGTGGTGACCTCGTCCGAGGGCGAGACCGTGCAGGGTGCGTACGTGCGCCTGCTCGACTCGACCGGCGAGTTCACCGCGGAGGTCGTCACGTCCGCCCAGGGCCAGTTCCGGTTCTTCGCCGCGCCGGGCGCGTGGACGCTGCGCGCCCTCTCCCGCCACGGCAACGGTGACCTGACGGTCTCCGCCGACCGCGGCCTCAACCAGTTCGCCGTGACCGTCGGCGACTGA
- a CDS encoding sulfurtransferase, whose amino-acid sequence MSRDTALVSADWAEKNIDAPGVVFVEVDEDTTAYDGGHIAGAIKLNWKTDLQDEVRRDFVNKEQFEALLSSRGISNDDTVVLYGGNNNWFAAYAYWYFKLYGHRDVKLIDGGRKKWELDARPLVKGEVTRPATTYVAQEQDLSLRAFRDEVVAAIGTKNLVDVRSPDEYAGRLLAPAHLPQESAQRGGHIPTAVSVPWSKAANEDGTFKSDDELRRIYGEAGLDDGKDTIAYCRIGERSSHTWFVLKELLGHQNVKNYDGSWTEYGSLVGVPVVLGDEPGKA is encoded by the coding sequence ATGAGTCGCGACACCGCACTCGTTTCGGCTGACTGGGCCGAGAAGAACATCGACGCGCCCGGCGTCGTCTTCGTCGAGGTCGACGAGGACACCACCGCCTACGACGGTGGCCACATCGCCGGCGCGATCAAGCTGAACTGGAAGACCGACCTGCAGGACGAGGTCCGCCGCGACTTCGTCAACAAGGAGCAGTTCGAGGCGCTGCTGTCGTCCCGCGGCATCTCCAACGACGACACGGTCGTGCTCTACGGCGGCAACAACAACTGGTTCGCGGCGTACGCGTACTGGTACTTCAAGCTCTACGGCCACCGCGACGTCAAGCTGATCGACGGCGGCCGCAAGAAGTGGGAGCTCGACGCCCGCCCGCTGGTCAAGGGCGAGGTCACCCGCCCCGCCACGACCTACGTGGCGCAGGAGCAGGACCTGTCGCTGCGCGCGTTCCGCGACGAGGTGGTCGCCGCGATCGGCACGAAGAACCTGGTCGACGTGCGCTCCCCCGACGAGTACGCGGGCCGGCTGCTGGCCCCGGCGCACCTGCCGCAGGAGTCGGCGCAGCGCGGCGGGCACATCCCGACCGCGGTGAGCGTGCCGTGGAGCAAGGCGGCGAACGAGGACGGCACGTTCAAGTCCGACGACGAGCTCCGCAGGATCTACGGCGAGGCCGGGCTGGACGACGGCAAGGACACCATCGCGTACTGCCGGATCGGCGAGCGCTCCTCGCACACCTGGTTCGTGCTCAAGGAGCTGCTCGGCCACCAGAACGTGAAGAACTACGACGGTTCCTGGACCGAGTACGGCTCGCTCGTCGGCGTGCCCGTGGTCCTCGGCGACGAGCCCGGAAAGGCGTGA
- a CDS encoding Ms5788A family Cys-rich leader peptide, producing the protein MGTMLTKRRAVDLCRVATCLCPRVH; encoded by the coding sequence ATGGGCACGATGCTCACTAAAAGGCGCGCGGTCGACCTGTGCCGCGTGGCCACCTGCCTGTGTCCCCGCGTCCACTGA
- a CDS encoding LmeA family phospholipid-binding protein yields MTVYEQPTEQYEVERPRRRRRGRALLITLLVLLIILGVLVVVADRVAHGYAENRIGTEIDNQISTQGLSAEPAEVSVGGVPFLTQVLAGRYDQISVVLREVQGPVPGAADVVRIPTLDIDATGVTAPLDTLRTGQGEIVASDVAGVGTIDYASLAAMIGQEGITLAERDGKLGATLPVEVLGQRFELNGTANIAVQDNQVQVRFDTLTADGLPDNPLVQNLISGYAEQLSLNVALPALPFGLQVTEIKPAAEGLQVTANAKDVPLNQGA; encoded by the coding sequence GTGACGGTGTACGAGCAGCCGACCGAGCAGTACGAGGTCGAGCGGCCCCGACGCCGCCGGCGGGGACGGGCGTTGCTCATCACGCTGCTGGTGCTGCTGATCATCCTCGGCGTGCTGGTGGTGGTCGCGGACCGGGTGGCGCACGGCTACGCGGAGAACCGGATCGGCACCGAGATCGACAACCAGATCTCCACGCAGGGCCTCAGCGCCGAGCCGGCCGAGGTCTCCGTGGGCGGCGTCCCGTTCCTCACCCAGGTGCTGGCCGGGCGTTACGACCAGATATCGGTGGTGCTTCGGGAGGTGCAGGGCCCGGTGCCCGGCGCGGCCGACGTGGTCCGCATCCCCACGCTCGACATCGACGCCACCGGCGTCACCGCGCCGCTCGACACGCTGCGCACCGGCCAGGGCGAGATCGTCGCCTCCGACGTGGCCGGCGTCGGCACCATCGACTACGCCAGCCTCGCCGCCATGATCGGCCAGGAGGGCATCACGCTGGCCGAGCGCGACGGCAAGCTGGGCGCGACGCTGCCCGTCGAGGTCCTCGGCCAGCGCTTCGAGCTGAACGGCACGGCGAACATCGCGGTCCAGGACAACCAGGTGCAGGTCCGCTTCGACACGCTCACCGCGGACGGGCTGCCGGACAACCCCCTGGTGCAGAACCTGATCAGCGGGTACGCGGAGCAGCTCTCGCTCAACGTGGCGCTGCCGGCGCTGCCGTTCGGCCTTCAGGTCACGGAGATCAAGCCGGCGGCCGAGGGGCTGCAGGTGACCGCGAACGCGAAGGACGTCCCGCTGAACCAGGGGGCGTAA
- a CDS encoding winged helix-turn-helix transcriptional regulator: protein MEILLLVTARAGEPSVVLPALDLLPHSVRTAPRDVRTLVSGPSPDAVLVDARSELAEARATCRMLHATGLGVPLVAVVTEAGLIALNADWGVDDVILASAGPAEVEARLRLAVGRLTNATAGAGGLIRAGELSIDPDTYAAKLKGRPLDLTYKEFELLKFLAQHPGRVFTRDQLLREVWGYDYFGGTRTVDVHVRRLRAKLGSEYESMIGTVRQVGYKFVVPPSRPLPESELAPIPVG from the coding sequence GTGGAAATTCTGCTGCTGGTGACGGCACGTGCCGGCGAGCCCTCGGTCGTGCTCCCCGCCCTTGATCTTCTCCCCCACTCGGTGCGGACCGCTCCCCGCGACGTACGCACCCTCGTCTCCGGCCCCAGCCCGGACGCCGTCCTCGTGGACGCCCGGTCTGAGCTGGCCGAGGCCCGCGCGACCTGCCGCATGCTGCACGCGACCGGACTGGGCGTCCCGCTCGTCGCGGTCGTGACCGAGGCCGGCCTGATCGCGCTGAACGCGGACTGGGGCGTGGACGACGTCATCCTGGCCAGCGCGGGTCCCGCCGAGGTCGAGGCGCGGCTGCGGCTGGCGGTCGGCCGGCTCACCAACGCGACGGCCGGGGCCGGTGGCCTGATCCGGGCCGGCGAGCTGTCGATCGACCCGGACACGTACGCGGCGAAGCTGAAGGGCCGCCCGCTCGACCTGACGTACAAGGAGTTCGAGCTGCTGAAGTTCCTGGCCCAGCACCCCGGCCGGGTGTTCACCCGCGACCAGCTGCTGCGCGAGGTCTGGGGTTACGACTACTTCGGCGGCACGCGCACCGTGGACGTGCACGTCCGCCGGCTGCGCGCCAAGCTCGGCTCGGAGTACGAGTCGATGATCGGCACGGTGCGCCAGGTCGGCTACAAGTTCGTGGTGCCGCCGAGCCGGCCGCTGCCGGAGTCCGAACTCGCCCCGATCCCGGTCGGGTAA